The Microbacterium oleivorans genome contains the following window.
GGCGACCTCGTGCGCGACCGCGCGACGGCGATCGACGCCGACGACGTTCCCGATCCGCGCGCGGCCTTCGATCTCATCGATGCCGCCGGAGTGCCGGTCGTCGCCGTGCTGCATCAGGGTGCGCTCGTCGGGACCCTCTCGCGTCGAAGCGCCCTGCGGACGGCCATCTACCGCCCCGCCGTCGACGCGGACGGCCGCCTGATCGTCGCCGCGGCGATCGGGATCAACGGAGACGCCGCAGCGAAGGCCCGTGCGCTGGCCGCCGCCGGTGTCGACGTGCTGGTGGTCGACACCGCCCACGGTCACCAGGAGGGGATGCTCCGCGCGCTGCGCGAGGTGTCGGCGCTGGGGCTCGGGCTGCCGATCGTCGCGGGCAACATCGTCACCGCCGACGGCGTGAACGACCTCGTCGAGGCAGGGGCGAGCATCCTCAAGGTGGGGGTGGGACCCGGCGCGATGTGCACGACCCGCATGATGACCGCTGTGGGCCGGCCGCAGTTCTCGGCCGTGCTCGAGACCGCTCAGGCGGCCGCTGCCCTCGGGGCGCACGTGTGGGCAGACGGGGGAGTGCGCTACCCGCGAGACGTCGCGCTCGCGCTGGCCGCCGGTGCGGCATCCGTCATGATCGGCTCGTGGTTCGCCGGCACGATCGAATCCCCGGGCGAGGTGCAGGTCGACGACGCGGGACGCGTCTTCAAGGAGTCGTGGGGAATGGCCTCGACCAAGGCGGTCGTGGGCCGTTTCACCCGGCTCGACGCCTACGAACGGGCGCGCAAGGAGCTGTTCGCCGAGGGGATCTCGTCGTCGCGCATCTATCTCGATCCGCTGCGACCGGGTGTGGAGGACCTGCTCGACATGATCACCTCGGGCGTGCGCTCGTCGTTCACCTACGCCGGTGCCGCCGACGTCGCGCAGTTCCACGATCGCGCGACCGTCGGGCTCCAGTCGGCGGCCGGCTACGAGGAGGGCAAGGCGCTGCCGGTCAGCTGGTAGCGGGTCCGCGCCTCGGTCGGCCGGCCGTTCGGGCCGAGACAGGCGTAAGATCGGCGGCACGATGGACGACCCTCCCAGTAGCCGACCCTCGCCCCGCCGACACCGCCCCCTCGGGGGTGACCGCTGATGGACGTCGTGATGCTGGGCGTGGGGCTGCTCCTGACCATCGGCACCGGTCTGTTCGTCGCGAGCGAGTTCGCGCTGGTCAATCTCGATCGCGCCGATCTCGAGGCTCGTCAGGCAGCCGGCGAATCCCGTCTGTCGATGACCATCGCGGCGCTGCGGATCACGTCGACGCATCTCTCCAGCGCTCAGCTGGGGATCACGCTCACCACGCTGCTGACCGGTTACACGATGGAGCCGGCGATCTCGAATCTCCTCGGCCCCGTTTTCACGTCGTGGGGGTGGTCCGATGCGGTGTCGCGTCCGATCGCCGCGGTCGTCGGGGTCTCGATCGCCACGATCTTCTCGATGATCCTCGGCGAGCTCGTTCCCAAGAACTTCGCCCTGGCGATCCCGCGCCAGACGGCGAAACTCGTCATCCCCTTCCAGACGGCCTTCACCGCCGTGTTCCGGCCGGCCGTCACGGTGCTCAACGGCAGCGCGAACGGCGTGCTGCGATCGATGGGCGTCGAGCCGAAGGAGGAGCTCTCCGGGGCGCGCTCGGCGGAGGAGCTGTCGAGCCTGGTGCGCCGCTCGGCCAGCGCGGGCGTGCTCGAGAAGGACACCGCCTCGCTCCTGGACCGTTCCCTCACCTTCTCGCGGCTGACCACCGCCGACGTGATGACGCCCCGCCCGAGCCTGCACGCCGTCGCGGCCGGCGACAGCGTCGAGGACGTGATCCAGCTCGCGCGCCGCACCGGTCATAGCCGCTTCCCGGTCTATGACGAGTCGATGGACGACATCGCCGGCATCGCGCACGTCAAGCAGGCGGTCAGCGTGCCGCGCGAGCGGCGTGCGGACGTGCCGGCGGCGGCGATCGCGGAGGAGCCGCTGCGCGTGCCCGAGGCGGTGCACCTCGACGCGGTCCTCGGCGAACTGCGAGCCCGCGGCTATCAGATGGCGATCGTGGTCGACGAGTACGGGGGGACGGCGGGAGTCGTCACTCTCGAGGACCTCGTGGAGGAGATCGTGGGCGAGGTGCTCGACGAGCACGATCGCAACCGTGCCGGGGTGCTGCGCGTGGCCGGCGGCATCGTCTTCCCCGCCGAGCTGCGGCCGGACGAGGTGCTCGACCGCACCGGCATCCGCGTTCCCGAGGGTGACGTGTACGACACCGTCGGAGGCTTCGTGATGAGCGTCGTGGAGCGCATCCCGGTCGTGGGCGACACGGTCGAGATCGAGGACGGCACACTGACGGTGCAGCGCATGGACGGCCGACGCGTCGACCGGGTGCGCTTCGAGCCGACGCCGATGCCGGACGGCTCCGACTCCGGGGCGGCGGCCGGCCCGGGTGGCCGTGAGCGCGGCCCGGAAGGGACGACCCGATGAACGACTGGGCGGGGCTGGCCTGGCTCGTGGTGCTGCTCGCCTTCAACGCGTTCTTCGTGGCGAGCGAGTTCGCCGTCATCTCCGCGCGCCGCTCGCAGATCGAGCCGCTCGCCGAGAAGGGATCGCGCGCGGCGAAGACGGCGCTGTGGGCCATGGAGCACGCGACGCTCATGCTGGCGACCTGCCAGCTGGGCATCACGATCTGCTCGCTGGTGATCCTCAACGTCTCGGAGCCGGCGATCCACCACCTGCTCGCGGTGCCGCTGGGGCTCACCGGCTGGGGCGAGGCCGTGGTGGACGTCGTGGCGTTCGTCGTCGCGCTGGTGGTCGTGTCGTACCTGCACGTCGTGTTCGGCGAGATGGTGCCCAAGAACCTCGCGTTCTCGCTGCCCGATCGGGCCGTTCTGCTGCTGGCGACACCGCTGCGGTGGGTGTCGCGGGTGTTCTACCCGATCATCGTCGTGCTCAACTGGATCGCCAATCACACCGTCCGGCTGTTCCGTGTGGAGCCCAAGGACGAGGCGACCTCGACCTACACGCTCGAGGAGGTCGCCACGATCGTCGCGACCTCGCGCATCGAGGGCGTGCTCGACGACGCCTCCGGCACGGTCGCGGCGGTCATGGAGTTCACCGACAAGAAGGCGAAGGACGTGGCGGTTCCGCTGACCGACCTCGTCACGCTCCCCGAGTCGGCGACACCCGAGGACGTGGAGCGCGCCGTGGCGCGGCACGGGTTCTCGCGCTACGTGATCGTCGACGAGGCCGACCAGCCGGTCGGCTACGTGCACCTCAAGGACGTGCTGCGCGAGGCCGAGGGGGACGACGACGCCGCCTCCCGTCCGATCAAGGCGAAGCGGATCCATCTGATGGTCCCTGTCGCCGAGACGACCGACCTCGAGGACGCGCTCGCCCTGATGCGACGTTCGAGCCGGCATCTCGCCCAGGTGCGCGACGCCGAGGGCCGCACGACGGCGGTGCTCTTCCTCGAGGACATCATCGAGGAGCTCATCGGCGAGGTCCACGACGCCACCCGTCGCGTTCCGCGCTGAGCCGCCGCGCCGACCTCGGCGGGCGAGACGGGCGCGGCGCGGGGTCAGTGGCGGCGGGCCCGCACGTACTGCGGCGGCCAGATCGCGGCGTCCTCACCCAACTCGGTGGCAGCGCGGAGTCCGAAGTGCGGGTCGCGCAGCCACTCGCGGCCGGCCATCACGGCATCCGCGTCTCCGGCGGCGAGGATCTCCTCTGCCTGGGCGCCGGTGGTGATCTCGCCCACCGCGCTCACCGGCACCGCGGCGCCGCGGCGGACCTCACGCGCGAAGGGCACCTGGTAGCCGGGGCCGGTCGTGATGCTCTGGTGCGCGACGAGCCCGCCGCTGGAGACGTCGACGAGATCCACGCCGTGCTCGCGGGCCCATCCCGCCACGACCGTCGTCTCGGCGACGTCCCAGCCGCCGTCGGCCCAGTCGGTCGCCGAGAACCGGACGAACAGCGGCGTCCCGGGAGCCACCGCCCGCACGGCGTCGATGATCCGCAGCAGCAGGCGAGCGCGGTTCTCGAGCGGACCGCCGTACGCGTCGGTGCGCGTGTTCGACAGCGGAGAGAGGAACTCGTGCAGCAGGTAGCCGTGCGCCGCGTGGATCTCGAGGACCTCGAACCCCGCTGCCACGGAGCGCTCGGCAGCCGCGGCGAACGCCGCGACCAGGTCGTCGATCCGGGCGAGGTCGAGCTCGACGGGTCGGTCGTAGCCGTCGAAAGCCAGCGCCGAGGGTGCGAGAGGCTGCCAGCCGCCGCGATCGCCCGGAACGGTGCCGCGCTCGGTCGCGAACGGCGAGAAGGTCGACGCCTTGCGGCCGGCGTGGGCAAGCTGGATGGCCGCGACGGCGCCGCGGCTGCGGATCGATGCGACGATCGGCGCCCAGGCGTCGCGCTGCTCGTCGTTCCAGATCCCGGTGTCTTCGGGGGTGATGCGTCCCTCGGGCACGACGGCGGTGGCCTCGGCCATCACGAGGCCCGCGCCACCGGAGGCGAACTGCGCGAGGTGCACGTGGTGCCAGTCGCCCGGGAGGCCGTCCTGCGACGAGTACTGGCACATCGGCGCGACCCACAGCCGGTTGCGCACCTCGACGGTGCGGACGGTCAGGGGGCTGAACAACTGGCTCACGCCGAGCTCCTTCTGGGCGCCGGTAGGGTGACGCCATGGTCGATATCCACGAATGGGATGCGGGCGAGACGGCTGCGCTCCTGCGGGAGCCAACCGCCGATGACCACAAGTATTCCCGGGGAGTGCTGGGGGTGCGCACCGGCTCGCACGAGTATCCCGGGGCCGCGGTCCTCGGCGTCGAAGCGGCGTGGCGCACCGGCATCGGCATGGTGCGCTACCTCGGACCCGAGCGACCCGCCGACCTCGTGCTCCAGCGCCGCCCCGAGACGGTGACCCGGCCGGGTCGCGTCCAGGCATGGCTGATCGGCTCGGGAACGGATGCCGCCACGCGTCTGCCCGCGGAGTCGGCGCGGCTGGCGGAGGTCCTGGCTGGTGAGCTGCCCGTGGTCGTCGACGCCGGCGCCCTCGACCTCGTCCCGGGAGCCCGGGCGCCGATGGTCGTGACCCCGCATCAGAGTGAGCACGCGCAACTGAGGGACCTCCTGGGCCTCGCCGAGGCTCCACCTGGCGCCTCGCTCGCCGAGCGCGCGTTCGCAGCCCGCGAGACGGCGCAGGGCAGCGGGGCCGCGGTGCTGCTCAAGGGCGCCGAGACGGTCGTGGCGGCCCCCGACGGCTGGACGACGGTGGTGCGGGCGGGCACGGGCTGGCTCGCCACCGCCGGTACGGGTGATGTGCTGGGCGGCATCCTGGGTGCGATCGTGGCCGCTCGGGGAGCGCAGCACGAGCTCGATGCGGCGGCGCTCGCCCGGCTCGCAGCCGCAGCAGCCTTCGTTCACGGGCACGCGGGGCGGAGCGCCGGTCCGGGGCCGGTGACGGCGCTCGACGTCGCCGAGGCGGTCCCCGCCGTCATCGCGCTTCTTCTCGGTGGAGGCGATCCGGCGCGCTGACGCTCGGGAGCGGCCGGGGGCGGTGCGACGCCCGCACGTAGGATGACAGCGTGACGAGACGGGCAGCGCTGTGGGTCGCTTTCGTGCTCGTTCACCTGCTGGTCTGCGTGCTGGGGTTCGTCATGCCGAACCAGCCGATGGGCGACGTGTACCTCGTCTACGAACCCTGGTCGCGTGCGGCGCTCGCGGGCGACGGGATCGTCGGGGTGACCGAGGACTGGGTGTACCCGCAGCTCGCACTCGTGCCGCTCGTGCTCGCCCACGGGTTCGCGTGGATCGCCGGGTACACGGCCGGCTGGGCGGTCTTCGTCACGGCGCTGGATGCGGTGGCGTTCGCGGTGCTCGTGGGCGATGCGCGCTCCCGAGGCCGCGCGCGGGCCGCATGGTTCTGGCTTGCCGCCATCCTCGCGCTCGGTCCGGTCGGCCTCTACCGCCTCGACGCCGTCACCGTGGCCGTCGCGGTGCTCGGGTGCGTGTGGTTGCGCGGGCGGCCCTGGCTCGCCGGCGTGCTGCTGGCCGCGGCGACGTGGATCAAGG
Protein-coding sequences here:
- a CDS encoding hemolysin family protein, with protein sequence MDVVMLGVGLLLTIGTGLFVASEFALVNLDRADLEARQAAGESRLSMTIAALRITSTHLSSAQLGITLTTLLTGYTMEPAISNLLGPVFTSWGWSDAVSRPIAAVVGVSIATIFSMILGELVPKNFALAIPRQTAKLVIPFQTAFTAVFRPAVTVLNGSANGVLRSMGVEPKEELSGARSAEELSSLVRRSASAGVLEKDTASLLDRSLTFSRLTTADVMTPRPSLHAVAAGDSVEDVIQLARRTGHSRFPVYDESMDDIAGIAHVKQAVSVPRERRADVPAAAIAEEPLRVPEAVHLDAVLGELRARGYQMAIVVDEYGGTAGVVTLEDLVEEIVGEVLDEHDRNRAGVLRVAGGIVFPAELRPDEVLDRTGIRVPEGDVYDTVGGFVMSVVERIPVVGDTVEIEDGTLTVQRMDGRRVDRVRFEPTPMPDGSDSGAAAGPGGRERGPEGTTR
- a CDS encoding ADP-dependent NAD(P)H-hydrate dehydratase; this encodes MVDIHEWDAGETAALLREPTADDHKYSRGVLGVRTGSHEYPGAAVLGVEAAWRTGIGMVRYLGPERPADLVLQRRPETVTRPGRVQAWLIGSGTDAATRLPAESARLAEVLAGELPVVVDAGALDLVPGARAPMVVTPHQSEHAQLRDLLGLAEAPPGASLAERAFAARETAQGSGAAVLLKGAETVVAAPDGWTTVVRAGTGWLATAGTGDVLGGILGAIVAARGAQHELDAAALARLAAAAAFVHGHAGRSAGPGPVTALDVAEAVPAVIALLLGGGDPAR
- a CDS encoding GuaB1 family IMP dehydrogenase-related protein, encoding MRFSGAQPTVDLTYSDVFLVPRRSAVTSRLDVDLSPRDGTAATLPIVSANMNSVTGPRLAATLARRGGLGVLPQDMPLQDLDEAIRWVKDQPVAWDTPIVMSPDATVAEASRVLPALDGHGIVVADQRAAGLRIDDIAGIVPAARLATALADARLGDLVRDRATAIDADDVPDPRAAFDLIDAAGVPVVAVLHQGALVGTLSRRSALRTAIYRPAVDADGRLIVAAAIGINGDAAAKARALAAAGVDVLVVDTAHGHQEGMLRALREVSALGLGLPIVAGNIVTADGVNDLVEAGASILKVGVGPGAMCTTRMMTAVGRPQFSAVLETAQAAAALGAHVWADGGVRYPRDVALALAAGAASVMIGSWFAGTIESPGEVQVDDAGRVFKESWGMASTKAVVGRFTRLDAYERARKELFAEGISSSRIYLDPLRPGVEDLLDMITSGVRSSFTYAGAADVAQFHDRATVGLQSAAGYEEGKALPVSW
- a CDS encoding NADH:flavin oxidoreductase/NADH oxidase, producing the protein MSQLFSPLTVRTVEVRNRLWVAPMCQYSSQDGLPGDWHHVHLAQFASGGAGLVMAEATAVVPEGRITPEDTGIWNDEQRDAWAPIVASIRSRGAVAAIQLAHAGRKASTFSPFATERGTVPGDRGGWQPLAPSALAFDGYDRPVELDLARIDDLVAAFAAAAERSVAAGFEVLEIHAAHGYLLHEFLSPLSNTRTDAYGGPLENRARLLLRIIDAVRAVAPGTPLFVRFSATDWADGGWDVAETTVVAGWAREHGVDLVDVSSGGLVAHQSITTGPGYQVPFAREVRRGAAVPVSAVGEITTGAQAEEILAAGDADAVMAGREWLRDPHFGLRAATELGEDAAIWPPQYVRARRH
- a CDS encoding hemolysin family protein, giving the protein MNDWAGLAWLVVLLAFNAFFVASEFAVISARRSQIEPLAEKGSRAAKTALWAMEHATLMLATCQLGITICSLVILNVSEPAIHHLLAVPLGLTGWGEAVVDVVAFVVALVVVSYLHVVFGEMVPKNLAFSLPDRAVLLLATPLRWVSRVFYPIIVVLNWIANHTVRLFRVEPKDEATSTYTLEEVATIVATSRIEGVLDDASGTVAAVMEFTDKKAKDVAVPLTDLVTLPESATPEDVERAVARHGFSRYVIVDEADQPVGYVHLKDVLREAEGDDDAASRPIKAKRIHLMVPVAETTDLEDALALMRRSSRHLAQVRDAEGRTTAVLFLEDIIEELIGEVHDATRRVPR